Proteins found in one Brachypodium distachyon strain Bd21 chromosome 5, Brachypodium_distachyon_v3.0, whole genome shotgun sequence genomic segment:
- the LOC104585254 gene encoding disease resistance protein RGA2: MDIVVSAIIGDLISRSAAFVINKYFQQQPGIDKILQRLQRVVMRMDTVVKEAEGRHITSKGMLRQLKILRQGMYRGHYVLDASRFQDFGEDEDEVSYSSTALSRFSQSKRLRLSRNDGGSSNREAALFFVANNSIPEELQHMVDTLEDTMTGMNEFLFFLESYPRIIRQPYGTYLLLDNCMFGRQTEQEQVLNFLLCPSVTPDLAVLPIVGPLGAGKSTLVEYVCRDESVRERFSMILFLPEGCLKNEGVINLTGNNTKIRHQNCTSQNRLLIIVEIAQDINEGTWRRLKSSATSMAPCGGSKIIITSRSERIVNLGTTEALRLNHVRPEPYWHFFKSLAFGSTNPDEQPNMAAMAMEIALEQKQCFMGAHIVAGLLRDNFNARFWRRILECVRANKQTHLLLFRKHPNLRLLEEGPLYNWRLEGSCRYFLVCNYQSDSGDEVPEISARDIILGSGGTLPRGEFEALAWRSRIPPYYNYTIRCIIQAPQPTVGRKKRVPQEECHLI, encoded by the coding sequence ATGGATATAGTTGTCTCTGCAATCATAGGTGACCTCATCAGCAGGTCGGCAGCATTCGTGATCAACAAATACTTCCAGCAGCAGCCTGGCATCGACAAGATTCTACAGAGGTTGCAGAGAGTTGTAATGAGAATGGACACCGTTGTCAAGGAGGCAGAGGGGCGGCACATCACCAGCAAAGGTATGCTCCGTCAGCTCAAGATCTTGAGGCAAGGAATGTACAGAGGCCACTATGTTCTTGATGCCTCGAGATTCCAAGACTTTggagaggatgaggatgaggtGAGCTACTCATCAACTGCGCTGTCTAGATTCAGTCAATCCAAACGGCTTCGTCTCTCTAGAAATGACGGTGGTAGCAGCAACAGAGAAGCAGCACTGTTCTTTGTTGCAAACAACAGTATACCAGAAGAACTGCAACATATGGTTGATACTCTTGAAGACACCATGACTGGTATGAAtgagtttcttttcttcttggagTCATATCCTCGGATAATCCGGCAACCGTACGGCACATATTTGCTCTTggacaattgcatgtttggtCGCCAAACCGAACAGGAACAGGTTCTGAACTTCTTGCTGTGTCCAAGTGTTACTCCAGACTTAGCTGTACTCCCGATTGTTGGTCCATTAGGAGCAGGGAAAAGCACGCTTGTGGAATATGTCTGTAGGGATGAGAGTGTGCGCGAACGCTTCTCGATGATCCTCTTCCTTCCAGAAGGTTGTCTCAAGAATGAAGGAGTGATCAACCTGACAGGGAACAATACTAAAATCAGACATCAGAATTGTACTTCTCAAAACAGGTTGCTGATTATTGTTGAAATAGCACAGGACATTAATGAGGGAACATGGAGACGCCTGAAATCTTCCGCAACCTCCATGGCACCATGTGGTGGGAGTAAAATTATAATCACCAGTCGGTCAGAAAGAATTGTGAACCTGGGAACAACAGAAGCACTTCGACTGAACCATGTTCGTCCAGAACCTTATTGGCATTTTTTCAAGTCACTTGCGTTTGGAAGCACAAACCCTGATGAGCAACCAAACATGGCTGCTATGGCCATGGAGATCGCTTTGGAACAGAAACAGTGTTTCATGGGTGCACATATAGTTGCTGGGTTACTGAGAGATAACTTCAATGCTAGATTTTGGCGCAGAATTCTTGAATGTGTGAGAGCAAATAAACAGACACATCTCCTTCTGTTCCGCAAGCACCCAAATCTTCGTTTGCTGGAAGAAGGACCATTGTATAATTGGAGATTGGAGGGGAGCTGCAGATATTTCTTGGTTTGCAACTATCAGTCAGATTCCGGAGATGAAGTCCCAGAGATCAGTGCGCGAGACATCATCTTAGGATCTGGTGGTACACTACCCCGTGGGGAATTTGAGGCTCTTGCATGGAGGTCTCGCATACCGCCCTACTACAACTACACGATACGCTGTATA